In the genome of Ignavibacteriales bacterium, one region contains:
- a CDS encoding ABC transporter ATP-binding protein: MASIISVQNVSKSYWRDSLEIPVLNNISIEVEEGEFMALMGPSGSGKTTLLNLIAGIDRPSSGNVVIASTDISKLGESALAKWRANNVGFIFQFYNLIPVLSAFENVELPLLLTKLDKSQRRKQVETALTLVGLGDRMHHSPKQLSGGQEQRVAIARAIVTDPVILVADEPTGDLDRNSAEEILTLLERLNKEFKKTILMVTHDPHAAERARIVRNLEKGDLVGA; encoded by the coding sequence ATGGCTTCAATTATCAGTGTTCAGAATGTATCCAAATCTTACTGGAGAGATAGTCTTGAAATTCCGGTATTAAATAATATTTCAATTGAAGTGGAAGAAGGGGAGTTTATGGCATTGATGGGACCATCCGGTTCCGGCAAAACAACTTTATTGAACCTGATTGCAGGTATAGACAGACCGAGCAGCGGAAATGTTGTAATAGCATCAACTGATATTTCAAAGCTCGGTGAATCAGCACTTGCAAAATGGAGAGCAAACAATGTCGGTTTCATATTTCAGTTTTATAATCTGATCCCGGTTTTAAGTGCATTTGAAAATGTTGAACTTCCATTGCTGCTTACTAAACTTGATAAAAGCCAGAGGAGAAAACAGGTTGAGACAGCACTAACTCTTGTCGGACTTGGAGATAGAATGCATCATTCACCTAAGCAGCTTTCGGGTGGACAGGAACAGAGAGTCGCTATAGCAAGAGCGATTGTGACTGACCCGGTTATTTTGGTTGCAGATGAGCCTACAGGAGATCTTGACAGAAATTCTGCTGAAGAAATTTTAACATTGCTTGAAAGATTAAATAAAGAGTTCAAAAAAACTATTCTTATGGTTACTCACGATCCTCACGCGGCGGAACGTGCAAGAATAGTTCGTAACCTTGAAAAAGGCGACCTGGTAGGAGCATAA
- a CDS encoding efflux RND transporter periplasmic adaptor subunit produces METKNADLSALKIDRSNNDKPSSGKKNILFVLGFVILLVVVYFILSSTIFSSSVDVKTTTAVLQKPGQVTASLTASGYVVAQREAAIASKGTGRLIYLGVVEGDKVKKDQVIGRLESTDIAAQLDEAKANLLLYQADLTNSENTFKREKELFEKGLSSQQVFDQAESNLNRLLASIEIAKARIKQYEVALENTLIRAPFDGTVLTKNAEVGEIVAPFGGSTTSKTAVVTIADMHSLLVEADVSESNIERIKVDQDCEIILDAYPEKSYAAYVYKIVPTADRSKATVLVKVGFKKYDDRVLPEMSAKVSFFTQQIDSTYINQKPILVVPASAVRKTGTKIFVYKIVEGKAKELEVTLGQELGSYHEILSGLGQGDKIIIDLTESIQNGVEVKVE; encoded by the coding sequence ATGGAAACCAAAAACGCTGACCTTTCCGCACTTAAAATTGACAGATCAAATAATGATAAACCATCATCCGGCAAAAAGAATATACTTTTTGTTTTAGGATTTGTAATACTTCTTGTAGTTGTCTACTTCATATTGTCTTCTACCATATTCAGTAGTTCTGTTGATGTGAAAACAACAACTGCTGTATTACAAAAACCGGGACAGGTTACTGCTTCGCTTACTGCAAGCGGATATGTTGTTGCCCAGAGAGAAGCAGCAATTGCTTCGAAAGGAACAGGCAGACTAATTTACCTCGGAGTTGTTGAAGGTGACAAAGTAAAAAAAGATCAGGTAATAGGACGGCTTGAAAGTACAGACATTGCCGCACAGCTTGATGAGGCAAAAGCAAACCTTCTTCTTTACCAGGCCGATCTTACCAACAGTGAAAATACTTTTAAACGGGAAAAAGAATTATTTGAGAAGGGCTTGAGTTCTCAGCAGGTTTTCGATCAGGCAGAATCAAATTTAAACAGGTTGTTGGCATCAATTGAAATTGCTAAAGCAAGAATCAAACAATATGAAGTCGCTCTTGAAAACACATTAATCAGAGCACCGTTTGATGGTACTGTGCTTACAAAAAATGCTGAAGTAGGTGAGATAGTTGCACCGTTCGGCGGAAGTACAACATCTAAAACTGCGGTTGTAACTATAGCGGATATGCATTCACTTCTTGTTGAAGCAGATGTTTCCGAATCAAACATAGAGAGAATAAAAGTTGACCAGGATTGCGAAATAATTCTCGATGCTTATCCTGAAAAAAGTTATGCAGCGTATGTTTATAAAATTGTTCCAACTGCAGATCGTTCCAAAGCTACAGTTCTTGTTAAGGTTGGATTTAAAAAATATGATGACAGGGTTCTGCCGGAAATGAGTGCAAAGGTGTCCTTCTTCACACAGCAGATAGACTCAACATACATTAATCAAAAGCCGATTCTTGTTGTGCCTGCATCTGCGGTTAGAAAAACCGGGACAAAAATTTTTGTATATAAAATTGTTGAAGGAAAAGCGAAAGAACTGGAAGTGACACTCGGTCAGGAACTTGGTTCATATCATGAAATATTAAGCGGATTAGGTCAGGGTGATAAAATCATTATTGACCTGACTGAATCAATACAAAACGGTGTAGAAGTAAAAGTTGAATAA
- a CDS encoding ABC transporter permease: MKILKLIFKNALRHKLRTTLTIVGIMIAVIAFGVLRTVVTVWDSSVDAAAANRLITRQAVSFIFPLPYAYKEKIKSVDGVKTVSFANWFQGVYKDRNNFFARLAVDAETIFDVMQEFVITDEELANFKKERNACVIGQDIATQYNIKVGDQMVLDGDIYPGRWEFVVRGIYKPKNKNTDDTQMLFHWDYVDERIRQDAPSRAGNVGWYIVLIEDQNRAAEISENIDVLFKNSTAETKTETEKAFTQGFVSASGAIITAMNFISFVIIGIIMLVLANTMIMSARERTREYAVFKTLGFSGVHLTGLILGESMVISLLGGGIGILFTYPIVKLIEMAIPKGFFPFFYIEPITTILALTAAIIIGILASVFPIQRALSTKIVDGFRFVG, translated from the coding sequence ATGAAAATATTAAAACTCATTTTTAAAAATGCTTTAAGGCATAAACTAAGAACCACTCTTACAATTGTCGGTATCATGATCGCTGTAATTGCTTTCGGCGTTTTACGGACAGTTGTAACTGTGTGGGATTCAAGTGTTGACGCAGCGGCAGCCAACCGCTTGATAACAAGGCAGGCTGTTTCATTTATCTTTCCATTACCGTATGCATACAAAGAAAAAATAAAATCAGTTGACGGTGTTAAGACAGTCAGCTTTGCTAACTGGTTTCAGGGTGTTTACAAAGACAGGAATAATTTCTTTGCAAGACTCGCTGTTGATGCGGAAACAATTTTTGATGTGATGCAGGAATTTGTAATCACTGATGAGGAACTTGCAAACTTTAAAAAGGAAAGAAACGCTTGCGTGATTGGTCAGGATATAGCCACACAATACAATATTAAAGTTGGCGATCAAATGGTTTTGGATGGTGATATTTATCCCGGCAGATGGGAATTTGTTGTCAGAGGTATCTACAAACCAAAAAATAAAAATACCGACGACACACAAATGCTATTTCACTGGGACTATGTTGATGAACGAATCAGACAAGATGCACCTTCACGCGCGGGTAATGTAGGCTGGTATATTGTTTTGATCGAAGATCAGAACAGAGCTGCTGAAATTTCTGAAAACATTGATGTGCTTTTCAAAAACTCAACTGCGGAAACCAAAACTGAAACTGAAAAAGCATTCACACAAGGATTTGTCTCGGCTTCCGGTGCTATTATCACAGCGATGAATTTTATTTCATTTGTAATTATCGGAATAATAATGCTTGTACTTGCAAACACAATGATAATGTCAGCGAGGGAACGCACGAGAGAGTATGCTGTATTTAAAACATTAGGATTCTCGGGAGTTCATCTTACCGGATTAATTCTTGGTGAATCAATGGTAATTTCTTTGCTGGGAGGTGGAATTGGAATTCTATTTACATATCCAATAGTAAAGCTAATAGAAATGGCGATACCAAAAGGATTTTTCCCGTTCTTCTATATTGAACCAATAACTACAATACTGGCTCTTACTGCCGCGATAATCATTGGAATACTTGCATCTGTTTTCCCGATCCAAAGAGCTTTAAGTACAAAAATTGTAGATGGATTCAGATTTGTAGGTTGA
- the acs gene encoding acetate--CoA ligase, whose product MSDKSLSGEVFYPSNHVIKYANAKCEKLFEQAAENYVDFWEKEAKNLHWHKKWTQVLDDSKKPFYKWFVGAKTNIAYNCLDVHVKTARRNKLALIWEGENGDFKAFSYFALHRDTCKFANILKSLGVKRGDRVTLYMGRIPELMIGMLACARIGAIHSVVYGGFSVEALHERLEDSQSKVLIVSDGAWQRGKIVELKKIADEALQRAATVESVLVVKRTGHQINMESGRDLWYHELMNLPIANNADCLEIVDAEDPLFLLYTSGTTGKPKAILHTHGGYMVGTYTTLKYVFDIHEEDRYWCAADPGWITGHSYIVYGPLLNGATSFMYEGAPTYPYPHRWWQMIERYGINILYTAPTAIRGLMRFGDAWPNRYNLSSLRLLGSVGEPINPEAWKWYHKVIGKEKCPIMDTWWQTETGAFMITPMPCTPLKPGSGTKPFPGIVADVVDENGISVKPNEEGYLVIKTPWPSMLRTIWNDPDRYVNQYWSKYPGMYMTGDSARRDEDGYFWIIGRVDDVIKVSGYRLGTAEIESALVSHQAVAEAAAIGLPHEVKGNAIYAFVILRSGYEKSDKLLEELRLHVGHEVGPIAKPEHVEVVDQLPKTRSGKIMRRVLKARALGQDPGNLSTLEE is encoded by the coding sequence ATGTCAGATAAATCATTATCCGGTGAAGTTTTTTACCCATCAAATCATGTGATAAAGTATGCAAACGCAAAATGTGAAAAACTTTTCGAACAGGCTGCTGAGAATTATGTAGACTTCTGGGAAAAAGAAGCGAAGAATCTTCACTGGCATAAGAAGTGGACTCAGGTACTTGATGATTCAAAGAAACCTTTTTATAAATGGTTTGTCGGCGCAAAAACAAATATCGCTTACAACTGTCTTGATGTTCACGTTAAAACCGCAAGGCGAAATAAACTTGCTCTGATATGGGAAGGGGAGAATGGGGATTTCAAAGCATTCTCTTACTTCGCATTGCATCGGGATACATGCAAATTTGCAAACATACTTAAGAGTCTTGGTGTTAAGAGAGGTGATCGTGTTACTTTATACATGGGAAGAATTCCCGAATTAATGATAGGTATGTTAGCCTGTGCAAGAATTGGAGCGATTCACTCAGTTGTGTATGGCGGATTCTCCGTCGAAGCATTACATGAGAGGTTGGAAGATAGTCAGTCAAAAGTATTAATTGTAAGTGATGGTGCATGGCAGCGAGGTAAAATAGTAGAGCTTAAGAAAATTGCTGATGAAGCTTTGCAAAGAGCCGCGACTGTTGAAAGTGTTCTTGTTGTAAAACGAACAGGACATCAGATAAATATGGAATCAGGAAGAGATCTCTGGTATCATGAACTAATGAATCTTCCAATCGCAAATAATGCTGATTGTCTTGAAATAGTTGATGCGGAAGACCCGTTATTCCTTTTATACACATCGGGAACAACCGGTAAACCGAAAGCTATACTGCATACGCACGGCGGATATATGGTTGGAACTTATACGACACTAAAATATGTTTTTGATATTCATGAAGAAGACAGGTACTGGTGTGCCGCCGATCCGGGATGGATCACCGGACATAGTTATATCGTATATGGACCACTATTAAATGGCGCAACTTCATTTATGTATGAAGGTGCCCCGACATATCCATATCCGCATCGATGGTGGCAAATGATTGAGCGATACGGAATCAACATACTTTACACGGCACCTACAGCAATAAGAGGTTTAATGCGTTTTGGGGATGCATGGCCTAACAGGTACAATCTTTCTTCATTAAGATTATTAGGAAGTGTTGGTGAACCGATAAATCCGGAAGCATGGAAGTGGTATCACAAAGTAATCGGAAAAGAGAAGTGCCCGATAATGGATACGTGGTGGCAAACAGAAACCGGAGCGTTTATGATTACACCAATGCCATGCACTCCGTTAAAACCGGGATCGGGAACTAAACCATTTCCCGGAATTGTTGCCGATGTTGTTGATGAAAATGGAATTTCAGTTAAACCGAATGAAGAAGGATATTTAGTAATTAAAACTCCCTGGCCGTCAATGTTAAGAACAATATGGAATGATCCTGATAGATATGTAAATCAATACTGGAGTAAGTATCCCGGTATGTATATGACAGGTGATTCTGCCAGGAGAGATGAGGACGGATATTTCTGGATTATTGGCAGAGTTGATGATGTAATTAAAGTTTCAGGTTACAGGTTGGGAACTGCCGAAATAGAAAGTGCGTTAGTTAGTCATCAGGCTGTTGCAGAAGCTGCTGCAATAGGTTTACCTCACGAAGTTAAAGGTAATGCAATTTACGCTTTCGTAATTCTCCGGTCGGGTTATGAAAAAAGTGATAAACTGCTTGAGGAATTGCGCCTGCATGTAGGTCACGAAGTTGGACCAATTGCTAAACCCGAACATGTAGAGGTTGTTGATCAACTTCCAAAGACACGAAGCGGAAAGATTATGAGAAGAGTTCTAAAAGCCAGAGCATTAGGACAGGATCCAGGTAATCTAAGTACTCTTGAAGAATGA